Genomic window (Fusarium oxysporum f. sp. lycopersici 4287 chromosome 11, whole genome shotgun sequence):
AAAGTTAGATTAGACTATAGACTTTGCTGGGACTATTATGTACTGTAGACAAACGGGCCATCAGGCATCTTGTTCCAAGCTTAAGAGCTGACTCCTGGTGTCTCGCCAATAACAGTCAAGAACTTCTGAGCTCGTGTCTTGCCCTCCTTCAAACCCTTCAGACCCTCAGAGAGACCTTCTAGGCCGTTCTTACCAATGACGTAAGGATGGGCTGTGAACCAACCCTCTCGAAGACCCCTAGCAAACGCTGCACCCCatacaacaccaaggagcttgttcttctcatccttgtcatGAACATGGCTAACCTTCGAAACAACAGCATCGACGCTCGGGTCAGCACCCTCGACTTCAGTCTTCATCAAGATATTGGTCAGCTTTGGCTTTCGGCCAGTCGAGTCTGGAGGACCGGCGATGGCCTTGGTAACAGTTCTGATGGTTGAATCTTCAGACACACTGTCAAAGGCTTTCCAGCATCGACCATCCGGAGCACCCCCcttcttgagagcttcttggatTGCCTTGACCAGCTCTTCCTCAGTCTTGTAAGCGGTGTAGTCAACAAGAGCGTCGCCCTTGCTCTCGTCGAGGAATGGCTTGATAAATGCACTGCGCTGGCTTCCAACTGCAATGATCGGATGAACATTCGCAGCTGCGGCGAGCTTGATACCGTAAGCTCCAGTAGCGGTACTAGCTCCATAAACGAGAAGAGGACGCTTGGCCTCAGTCTTGGCAAGCGGGGACCAAGGCTCGGGGATCTCAAGCTCCTGGAACAAAGCGCAGACAGAAGTGTACGCGGCGAGAGGGATGGTAGCAGCCTCTTCGAAAGACACCGAATCGGGGATATGGAAAGTTGTGTAGTATGGCGCGGTCGCGTACTCGGCAAAAGCACCGTGGGGAGTTCTCATCTCATGGAATGCGGCTACGCGGTCGCCTTTGTGGAAGCCGACGACATTTTCGCCTACGGCTTCGACAATACCGGCGATGTCGTCACCGCTGTTGTTTTCTTCGCCGAGCCAAATCGGGATCTTCCAATCCTTGGGGTTGGTGCCTTCAAGGTTTAATATTTATGATGAGAGCACGAGGGGATGGTTTGGCTTACCTGCAATGACAACCTTGATGAGCACGTCGCCAGGGCCTGGCTTAGGAATCGGAGAGTCGATGATCTCGACGGATGTGTCTTTCTTGACGATTGCTTCCTTCATGATGTTTGTATTTGTGTGTTATCTCGTTTGCGAGTTTTCTCCTGACGACGAACTTCTATAGTTAAGCTATAGATACCGAACACTTCTTATAGATGGCACTTGAAACAGTATTACAGTAACGTTATGCAGCACATTTCGCCTTCTCGCATGATATACATGACCTCATTTCCTCGGCATTCGACCTACATTAGTAATGCTGGTGGATCAACATCTATTTCTATTAATCGTTAGACTCCCCGGGTCTCGGGGTCTATCATGAACCCGGGACCCATTTAAGCTTTGACTTGCAAGCTTCATACGTCTACAGCACTTCGATTGTTATATTGAAACGGCCTAAATATTGTCCCGAGAGAAAATAGTCCAATCTTTTATCGAAAAAAGTCTCCGAGAGAAATTCAGGTGAAGTTGGTAGATGCGCATATTTACGTGTCAGCATCTTATTGTTGTGGGGTTTATGAGGGTCTCGATTTTCGGTTTCGGTTTCTACGCCGCTTCTACACCTTTCTAGTTAGCACGACAGGTCCCGCTTTCCAGCACGGAACTCTCCGTGCCGTCTTTGCCAGGCATTTCCAGCCAAGGGTTCAGTCTGCTCAACATGGAGATTTGTAATAAAAGGGTCTAAGGTGATGCCGAAGAACTTCATCTGTTGTACAGTGGCGACTTGAACCTTGCTGGTAGCCGTAACGGCGTAGCGAGCAAGATATCGTGCGTTGCGAAGGTCATCTATTGCTATAAAGGATGTTCATCTCAAGACAGGTACGATATGAAACATCCATAGCGGCTCTGCAAATGAGCACCTTTTTCTATCTTCGCAACATTCGCACTGGGCAGTAGCCTGCGTGCAGAAACCATACTGATCAACAGTTAATTGTTGAAATTGTTCCAGACAATTGTACAGTGTTGCACCTCCAAAAATAGACACCGCCTTCTAGTCCCATAGCGAGGTAAGGCAGGCGATGCAAACATCAGCTGTAAGGTCTATGAACTCAAAACAACACTCTCAAAAACACACTTCAGACGGCATACCAACTGTAGTAATGACTCTTTCACCCTGGCAAGACCGAAGATTCTGAGAGGAAAACAGTAAGGACTGTAGCGTATCTATAAAGGTCAGTAGGACGTACATGAAGGACACAAGGTATTGCTTACGTGGCTCCAGCTATGATCAATTCTTGACTCTTCATTCTTGTACCACCAGAAATCATGGCAACGAAGAATACCGTTGCACCCCCAACAGCAAAGAGTCGTGATGAGGTATTATTTAGGTAGGAGCATAAAATGACAGGGGCTAATAGCATGACGACAATGATGGGTGTCATCAAAGCACGAGAAATAAAAGCCGCAGATGACCTTGTAGGGATATAAATATGAGCGCTGTCTCGTGAGACCTTCGGAGAATAGCTCTGTAAGTTACGTAAGTATAAGTGGGAATATCATTCAGGTGCTGCATAGGGATATACCGGAAAAAAGTAATCTCGCACACGAAGCAGATTCTCAGCCACGTTGTTTTCAAGGCCTATCATGGCAGATTCATCCCGTGGACTGGTGCTAAGAAGCTCCTCAGGTGGATAGTTCAAAAACCTGCTTTCTGCTCGTGCTATAGAACCCGT
Coding sequences:
- a CDS encoding NADPH2:quinone reductase translates to MKEAIVKKDTSVEIIDSPIPKPGPGDVLIKVVIAGTNPKDWKIPIWLGEENNSGDDIAGIVEAVGENVVGFHKGDRVAAFHEMRTPHGAFAEYATAPYYTTFHIPDSVSFEEAATIPLAAYTSVCALFQELEIPEPWSPLAKTEAKRPLLVYGASTATGAYGIKLAAAANVHPIIAVGSQRSAFIKPFLDESKGDALVDYTAYKTEEELVKAIQEALKKGGAPDGRCWKAFDSVSEDSTIRTVTKAIAGPPDSTGRKPKLTNILMKTEVEGADPSVDAVVSKVSHVHDKDEKNKLLGVVWGAAFARGLREGWFTAHPYVIGKNGLEGLSEGLKGLKEGKTRAQKFLTVIGETPGVSS